A stretch of the Argentina anserina chromosome 6, drPotAnse1.1, whole genome shotgun sequence genome encodes the following:
- the LOC126798860 gene encoding protein ASYMMETRIC LEAVES 2, giving the protein MASSSSNSPCAACKFLRRKCQPECVFAPYFPPDQPQKFANVHKVFGASNVTKLLNELHPHQREDAVNSLAYEADMRLRDPVYGCVGVISLLQHQLRQLQMDLTCAKSELLKYQNLQGITSHGLIAAAAAAAAATATTHHNNNILNNQFNFLSSPREREREINLISSTTTGNGIGTGGGGGGRGSVDHYNSIAHHQFFPRDQQQQQMIRTFDPAAGGNINYDASSLLAMNVSAGIPFQQPRAAAGDDRRTIDPS; this is encoded by the coding sequence ATGGCATCATCGTCGTCAAATTCGCCGTGTGCAGCATGTAAGTTCCTGCGTCGCAAGTGCCAGCCAGAGTGCGTATTTGCTCCGTACTTCCCACCGGATCAGCCCCAGAAGTTTGCAAATGTTCACAAAGTTTTTGGGGCGAGCAACGTGACCAAGCTGCTTAATGAGTTGCACCCCCACCAGCGTGAGGATGCCGTCAACTCTCTTGCCTATGAGGCTGACATGCGCCTCCGGGATCCTGTCTACGGCTGTGTCGGAGTCATCTCTCTACTCCAACACCAATTACGCCAGCTTCAGATGGATCTAACCTGCGCCAAATCTGAACTCTTGAAGTACCAAAACCTCCAGGGAATCACTAGCCACGGACTCATAGCGGCCGCAGCCGCGGCCGCTGCAGCCACGGCAACCACTCACCACAATAACAACATTCTCAATAATCAATTTAACTTTTTGTCCTCGCCgcgggagagggagagagagatcaaTCTCATCTCTAGTACCACCACTGGAAATGGCATCGGCACCGGAGGGGGAGGAGGAGGTCGCGGATCGGTAGACCACTATAATAGTATAGCACACCACCAGTTCTTCCCCAGAGACCAGCAACAGCAACAGATGATCAGGACATTTGATCCGGCAGCAGGGGGAAACATAAACTATGATGCAAGCAGCCTTTTGGCTATGAACGTTTCGGCCGGCATTCCATTTCAGCAACCTAGGGCTGCTGCCGGGGATGACCGCCGAACCATTGATCCCTCTTAG